The sequence ATGACTGAATTACAATCGCTACATCCCTTTGTAGTGCTTATGCATACACAGTCTCCACTGCAGCTCATTCGTAAGCCTTAAGCCAACATAGCAACagttggtgtttgtgtgtgttctttaaTGCACTCACTCTCACCCTGCTGCTAACGATGCACAGAGAGGAAAAAACTAATCATATGCTTCTAAAATGTAAATTCTTCATTGTGTTGTCAGTTATAACATCCTAAAAATTCATATGGCTTTAAACCTTTGTCCATTGGATACCCTGTGTCGCAGTCTAATATTACGACTGTAGAGTTTTtcctttctgtgtttttatttttagttgCTGTGTTACTTCTTCTTTAACtgatgattgattgattgattgattgattgattgattgattgattggcaAAGGTGTTTCCAGTATTTAGTATACATGACCACCACTTAGACTGAATGTTTTATTCTCACTATTTGGGGATGACACGATGTGTGTCAGTATTTTATTACTATTTGACAGATGTGCAACCGATGTGATAATTCAAGGTAAAATGGCAAAACTTTTCAAAATTTTCAAGCAATAATAGAAAACTGTTTCCTACTGATACATAGATAGTATTTGTGTGCACTTTTGTGACTAAAGCCTATCCAGTTGTTCTATATACATTTTAGAATCACGTTTAAAATGGCCCGATGACCgccgggataggctccagcaccccccgcaacccaaccgacggattaagcgggtatagaaaatggatggatggatggacatttaAAATGGTGAAAATAGTCCACGAACCTGTTGTAGTTGATGAGTAAGTAAATTTATTGCTCAAACTAAAACAAACTCCACAATAAAAGTCCAACAAGCAATTCATGACCATCCTCTAAGCTTGCTGTTCAGAGAGTTTTTATTTATCAAATTGGAGTTTTTCTGTCCAGAATGAACTGTTGAGTGATTTCTCAAAGATTTGTTATGTTTATCTCTTTAATATTGTAAAATCTTGACCCTCCCGTGTAAAGTTTCTTGAAACTTGTAATTAGTTGCTTCTCTTCCTGATAGGAAGCCATAGGTGTTTTGTCTCGGCATGCCAAGACTCTTATAGACTCCTCTTATATTTTCAGATAAATTAAATTTGTAGCTAAAGTTGAAAGAGAAGCCCAACAAATTGGGCTGCCTTTAATTTATATTAAATGTAGCTTATTCTAGATGTTGCTTTTGCCAACCTCTGGTCTTTAGGTGGCTGGTTAATGAAGGGGCAGTTTCTTTCTTACTGAATAGTTTGACTCACActgatgtgttttttctctgGGCCTGTTATAGATAAGAGGGTGTATAGTCGTCTTAAAACAACTGCAGGATTATTATCTGCCGGGTGCCTCACTGATAAACACTCTTACACTTTTAACAGGGGCACTGACGTAGCCCCACCATACTACCTTAAAACAGATGTGATGTATTAAAACTCTTGCACAACATTACTGCTGAAAGCAGTTGCCAAACATCCTCTGCAAGCTGTATTCAGAATCTCTTAAGATTAATATGAGGCTTAAAGCATCAAGATTGAACGGTAACAAAGGAGTAAAAGCTCAAAATGGACAGAGTATATTGGTACGGGAATTTGAGCCTGCAGACGAACCAGAAGTCCAGCGGATTTTTTATGAAGGCCTGATGGAGATGGTACAGGACACTGCCTTTAAAGGTTTGAAATTTCACCCTGAGAGTTTCCTGCTTTATGCCGCTATGACAGGTGAGATACATTTAAAATGTTACCTCTGTGACTTTTGCAAGTTGGAAAAGTTTAAGTGGTAATTTTCCAGCACAGGGTTGCTGCGACTGTTTAGACCTGAGTCTACGGTAGATAAGAACAAACacaggcatttttttttctttaagtgtattttttagcttattttatgttttgcttACAGGTCTTTCACATTGTGTCTTATTCTTGTGCTGCCACTGTAAAGAAGTTGTTTTTACAACTTTTTCGACCAACTTACCATATCTTTTGTTTGGCAGTTATTTGTTTTGTCATCACCATGTGTTGGTGGGTGATAGGACTCCTACCAGCAATTGTGGTGTGTATGCGCTACTTCTACAGCAGACGTGTGATCCGTGGCTATCTGAAGCAAGCTATGAGCAGAGACATGGGAGACATCGAGGGGTATTACATGAAATCTCCAGGTATACAAAGTAAAACGTCTAActcagggatgtccacatccgatccccgagggccgctgtcctgcaggttttagatgtttccctgcttcaacacacctgattcagatgaatgCATCATTAgaaggcttgtgcagaacttaacaatcttttgaagagatccatttcatctgaatcaggttgttgaagcagggaaacatctaaaacctgcaggagagGCGCCCttgaggaccgactttggacatacCTGATCTAACTGATGCACCAAAGTACTAAAACTATGGTTCCTCTTATTTTCTGATGCATAGCACCACAGTGAATGGCCCTCTGAAACCAACAGTCAGTGTAATGCACAGGGAGAGTATTGTCTCAGATTTGCACATACTGTTCTTGGTTAGTGAAAGCTGCAAACCTTTGCATCATATCCTATTATAACACTATGtggttgattttaatgttgctgAAGTTTtgcaaaacaacaaagaagGAAATTCTGTCTTTCAAGAAATCCTTTAGtgaactgttttgttttctagAGTCTGTTGTTCTATCAAATGAAGAAATCCGTAGAAATCCTCCAACAGACTCtagaattaatttttttaaaaaagcacgcAGAATTTCCATAATGAATTCAGAAATGGATTGTACGTTTCTGCAGTAATTTTGTCTTCTATGGGACACTTACTGCTGGAATATTAAGAGGAGACTTGTTTAACTTCTGCTATTTCatgatttgtgttttttgtgattGCCTTGTGCGCTTCCCTCCAACTAAGGTTCCTGTCTGTGGGTAGCAGTGATGCAGGGTAAAGTGGTGGGTGTTGTAGCAGCCGCCGGCCAGTCAGCGGATGTTGTTGAGCTGCAGCGGATGTGTGTTGACCAGCGATATCGGCGTTCTGGAGTTGGTGTTGCAATGGGAAAGAAGGTTttggagtttgctgctgctcacAGATACTCCTCTGTTGTCTTGGGAACCACAGCTTACACACAAGCTGCACATCAGCTCTACCAGCGCCttggtttccactgtattggGGTCACCAATGGGTACGTCATACCTGGTGCGAGACAGTCCCTACTGGAACAGATTTTCTACCGTGTGAGGCATCATCACTACAGTCTCACTGTTCGAAACAGCAAAATCACATCAAATGGACAACGCTGACTTCAGAAACAGAACAGACGACTAACCTGAATACAATTTTTGAGAATATTGTAATCATAAAAAGCAACATCGATGGTCAACTCTTCAAATGCTCACTAAAAAGGTTTTAATGACTTATTTAAACCAGTTGCCCAAAACCTGTTGGTTTAAGTGGAGTATGGCTGATTTTGCCTGGTGGTTTACCTCAACTAATTCAACTTTACCTTCATCAAGTACTTTCCGTCTGCTAAAATTAAGTAAACCtgtagaagaagaagcagaataAGTATATATCAAATACCTTTTTGATGTCACCTTGTCCATTGTGGTGCTATATGATGATATGGGTAAGAATTAGCTCTGAAAAATCATGTGAAAGAAAGATATTTTATGTCTGTCTCGAGAGAGAAAGAGACCTTTTATCTACTGATTTTCTATTTTAATCATATCAAATCTAGATTTAAGCTAGCCTATCCATTTTTTGATGTCATATTATGCCCCAAATTGTATTTATAACATATGTatgcacatatacatatactgtGTATAACACAATAAAAttgtacacacatatacatcATACGTCTTGTCTCCGAAAGTTAAATTTGACATCTGCATTTATGTCTGCTGCTGTATTAGCTTTATATTATAATGGTTATAATTTGTGGCTTGGAATGCTTTATTGTAgaatttctgtaggttaaaaaAGGTTCAAATATCCTTAATAACTTAGTTTTGTCTTGATATCTTTCAACCTAGTCTCCCCAGAACAGGTGTACATAACATACATAATACATAacattttcccactttttctAAACATTTCTCAATGGTTATAAATTATGACATGGAAACATTTCACTggctgtttttatttccttaTGGGCAGCATTTAAGTGACATGATGGGGATCGTGAGGCTTGAATGATAAAATTAGTCTAAAACTGTCTAACTGTATATTTTGTACGATGTAGATCTAACCAAATGGGGTTAGGCATTAACAATTCATTAACAATTCGGGGTTGAGagttcagtaaaaaaaataaagatatgcAAGTGAGAGGGAAGTAAAAAAGTGCAATAATTGTGGAAAAATGTGTGCAGGATGAGTCTTAAAATAGAAATCTCTTGATTGAGGGTGTTTGGTGTCACAAAGGGCGATCGATGATCATCTTTCAACATCCCTTCTAACTTCCTTTCTGTGTTTGTAGCCAAGTAAACTCTAGCAAGTGGGAAGTGGATGTCTTCCTGTATGAACATGTAGGCAGACATATGTCTTCGACAGGCtgacaaatcaaaatgcaaGACAACAATAACAGGGAACAGAGTAAGGACAGTGTAGAAGCCTGTTTGCACAActgttttagcctttattgTGCACTGTGGACCAGTGTAGCTGGTTCACATTCCATCATAAGATCAGGCTGTATCTTTATGTCTATACTTTTGTAGATATTGCCAC is a genomic window of Odontesthes bonariensis isolate fOdoBon6 chromosome 4, fOdoBon6.hap1, whole genome shotgun sequence containing:
- the LOC142378153 gene encoding N-acetylaspartate synthetase-like, which produces MRLKASRLNGNKGVKAQNGQSILVREFEPADEPEVQRIFYEGLMEMVQDTAFKGLKFHPESFLLYAAMTVICFVITMCWWVIGLLPAIVVCMRYFYSRRVIRGYLKQAMSRDMGDIEGYYMKSPGSCLWVAVMQGKVVGVVAAAGQSADVVELQRMCVDQRYRRSGVGVAMGKKVLEFAAAHRYSSVVLGTTAYTQAAHQLYQRLGFHCIGVTNGYVIPGARQSLLEQIFYRVRHHHYSLTVRNSKITSNGQR